ATACCTGTAAAGAATACTAGATCATAGATGCAAAAGATTCAGATATTGAAATTGTTTTAGGAAGTCTTGGGAGGAAGctttggagacttttaattattCTTCTCCtgtgcaaatatattttttaaattttcttgttcatttgcttgtttgttttcgcATACCTACAGGtttgactgtaaaaaaaaaatgggactcGGTCTTTGAGTGATTGTATTGGACCCCAGACATATGTGAAGCTAATGCATGTGGGTAACAGTATAAAGCAAGAAATAATGAGAGCATGGGCTCtattttttctgttaaaattCAGTTTTTAGTAAAAGTTATCATGAAGAAATACTGAAAGGAATTTTGTCCTttgcatttcatattttaattatagatTTTATATTCTAAAGGATCCCTAGAAAGCACACACAATCCTTGGTTTTTACTTGCCAGGCTAAAACTTTCCTTTGTGTGTGAATACTTTTTTTCTGTGGTTTCAAGAGTGTTTGTTCTGTGTCAATAAAGCCAATTCCAAGATGGCTGACTCTTTTCAGTAGTTATCAatagctttctctttcttcaggaCCAGTCTTCAGATCCCTCACTGTCAAGTAGTTGAGTCTGACAAACACAGCTTACAATTCCATCATGCAAAATATTTTAGCAAATAGTGCCAAATAGACCTTTAAACGTGTTGTTAGTAGGTAACTCTTTTCCGTCTTTAGATTGGTAGAATGAATGGAATTTTCTGTAAAGACGATATGTGACAAAACTCTTACAGGTAACAAAAGTAACTTCCTGTTGAGAATAGGCAATGAATCTTCTGCTCAGAAAATAAGAGAACTGAAGGAGTCGTGGGCCTGATGGATGCACACTTAGGGAGGTATTTTGACTCCTCATATTCCTGTACCCTTTAAGCAAAGATATCACCAGATATTGATCAATTGGTATAAGatcaaaatttattttccatatatggCTGGTTCTTGACAGCAAACATTTATGTTCACTTCCCTGAAAGCACAGCAATTTTGCTTGTTAAAACTAGGAATGGGTAAGCTATTGACATCCAATAGATTGTTAAATGGTATTGCAAACAACCTACATAGGAAGCCACATATCTTCCCCAGTTAACAATTTTATGACCAGAAATGTCAAGACTGTTAAATATGAGAAAGTCTGTGGCATGCTAATTAATGATCCCTACATTGTGAGGATACAGGTTAGAATATCTGAAACTTTGGATAAACTTTGGATAATCTCTGGATTATGGACTGTTGATTACAGCTTTTCGGATAGTAAAAGCTTTTGTGCAAGATAGTACAGGCTAGACTACATTGCACATACAGAGGACTATAAGCGGTGGCATTTCAAAGGAAGTGGTACCTAGTATACTTGACTTTCTCTTTTTAGCGAGATGTTAACAAAGGTATAACAATATGTGCCCTGtactctttaaaatatttgctttaaaatgCTCTCCTGTGGAACCaaagttatttaatttattaacatccattttctttcaaaatatgtcTAGTTATTTCAAATTTATAAATTACTAGGAAGACTAATAAAGTGATTGTCTCTGCAAATCATTTATTGTGAAATAGCTTTCCTTCTATTATGTAGTGAAAGGCAGTTTCTAAACTACTACCCTTTAATGAAAGTTGCCAAATTGTCATTCAATAGTGTATACAAATCTACATTTCTAAATGCACAGGTtattaaaaaacagaatagcTGACTACTAAATATCTTTACTAACATTTTTCCAAAAAATTTTGACTGTTTAGATTGTTAATGTTTTCCATTGTCCTTTTACTTGAATTCTGATTTCCTTATTCCTTCAGCCATCTGATAAACTTATGAGAATATGAATAAGAAGAATCAGACGAAAgtgacagaattttatttttccgATTTCCCTCAATTTGATGATGGTGGCCTCTTGCTCTTCATCCTTCTGCTCTGTGTCTACCTGTTCATTGTTATTGGGAACTCTATGATCTTCTTGGCTGTGCAGCTGGATGTCCGTCTACACAATCCCATGTATAGTTTCATCAGCATCTTTTCCTTCCTGGAGATTTGCTACACCACAGTGACCATTCCCAAAATGCTCTACAACCTTGTCAGCAGAGAGAAAACCATCTCCTTCATTGGCTGCCTACTGCAGATGTATTTTTTCCATTCCTTTGGAGTCACAGAAAGCTTAGTCCTCACAATAATGGCCATTGACAGGTATGTTGCCATCTGTAACCCTCTCCGCTACGTAATCATTATAACTCCAAAACTATGCACACAGCTTTCCACAGGCTCTTTCACCCTTGGCTTCCTCATGCTCCTCCCAGAGATTGTGTGGATGTCTACTCTACCCTTCTGTGGCCCCAATCAGATTCACCAACTCTTCTGTGACTTAGAACCTGTGCTCCTCTTGGCATGTACAGACACATCTATGATTCTGGTTGAAGATGTCATCCATGCTATCTCCATCCTGAGTTGTGTCTCTATCATCACCCTTTCCTATTTAAGAATCATCACCGTGGTCCTGAAAATTCCATCTGGTGAGAGTCGTCAGAAGGCATTCTCCACATGCACAGCCCACATCACCATTTTTGTGCTATTTTTTGGCAGTGTGTCTCTCATGTACCTGCGCTTCTCTGTGACCTTCCAACCATTGCTGGAGAAGATCATTGCACTAATGTTTGCTGTCCTCGCCCCATTTTTCAATCCTATAATCTATAGCCTGAGAAACAAAGATATGAAAAATGCCATTAAGAAAATGGTATGTTCCCCAAAAATATTCACTGTCTCTGGTCACTGATGTGAGTTTACCCATGCATGTTAATAGATATCTCACCCTCTGGGTatgttttttaaagcaaataatcTATTTACAAGATTACTTTTTaagctttttgttgttcttggtttAATTTATCTATCAAGTTATTTATCTTACATCCCAATCACAccttcccctctctgctctctgtacaGTCCATCCTTCTCAGAGAAAGGGCAGCCTCCCAAGGATATCAGCCCGCCCTGGAAGTAGGTCCaggcacattttcttctattcagcctggacaaggcaacccagttatTGGGAAGGGAAAGTTAGAGACAGTCCCTGCTGTTAGAAGTCCCACATGAAAACTAAGCGGTGTATTAGTTACATATATACAGGTGATCTATATCTGTCACATGAGTGCTCTTTCATTGGTGATTTAGtttctgtgagcctctgtgggctcaggttagttaattctgtaggttttcttgtggtagtTAGACCCacgctccttcaatccttcctccctctaacAAGATTTTCTGAGTTCTggctaatgtttggttgtgggtctctgcatctgtttccaactGCAAGTATAAAAGAAtatcattgatagtgtcaggggtgggctgtTCTTTATGGTATGGTCTtaaa
This is a stretch of genomic DNA from Rattus rattus isolate New Zealand chromosome 10, Rrattus_CSIRO_v1, whole genome shotgun sequence. It encodes these proteins:
- the LOC116911611 gene encoding olfactory receptor 6K3-like; its protein translation is MNKKNQTKVTEFYFSDFPQFDDGGLLLFILLLCVYLFIVIGNSMIFLAVQLDVRLHNPMYSFISIFSFLEICYTTVTIPKMLYNLVSREKTISFIGCLLQMYFFHSFGVTESLVLTIMAIDRYVAICNPLRYVIIITPKLCTQLSTGSFTLGFLMLLPEIVWMSTLPFCGPNQIHQLFCDLEPVLLLACTDTSMILVEDVIHAISILSCVSIITLSYLRIITVVLKIPSGESRQKAFSTCTAHITIFVLFFGSVSLMYLRFSVTFQPLLEKIIALMFAVLAPFFNPIIYSLRNKDMKNAIKKMVCSPKIFTVSGH